The following proteins come from a genomic window of Frankia casuarinae:
- a CDS encoding serine/threonine-protein kinase, with product MTEDSARPVAGPPIVGESGSVNLPAPRVTALPRRFPAPGAHRDPLRLPHLVGPPPGSTPPLLDAPSVPTGLRECAGCGAPVARPGHDEQDEQDESVALEGSCAGCGHRYSFTVKLRPGERVGRYTVHGVIAHGGLGWVYAATDDNLGGDGVRAWVVLKGLLDAANPEARRIAEGERRILTTVSHPGIVKILDYVTHHGEDYIVMEYVPGVSLAGLAEVGVAGPDGRSAPPSAADVIRYLLRVLPALGHLHRLGLVYCDLKPENVMVTAEDVKLIDLGGARRLDDRVSGYLSTPGYRAPELDDDGERPAGIARTAPTVTTDIFAVARTLARLVLGRFPGFLGAYRHALPPRRAHAPLRDFESLDRLLRRATATDPDQRFQSTTELADELVGVLYEIVARTEGPVPPLASRWFDAVGHPTGEAGPAGTPAWWEVLPDLRIDQDDPWAPGLTAGSDEEPASLATRLAAIVPRTTEVRLSLARAQIRAGQLHEAAGTLDDAAVEQPREWRVDWYRGLHALVGGRPAVAAAAFDRVYSRVPGELAPRLALATALADVATTADTADTADTADTAPERDAARHRAAALFDVVSTIDPSTTSAAFGLARCRTDPTDKIDAYLRVPPSSAAYTASRIRMIGVLVGLAARPDRAASGSAALHRAATILADPRLDLGERRRAELHRDLFTAALALVMTYPAAYPAADAPRPPTLLSRVMVERDLRFGLAETYREMARLAGDRASRVRLVDQANRIRPRTLL from the coding sequence ATGACGGAGGACAGCGCGAGACCCGTTGCCGGGCCTCCCATCGTCGGGGAATCCGGGTCGGTGAATCTGCCGGCTCCCCGGGTGACCGCGCTACCCCGGCGGTTCCCGGCGCCCGGCGCCCACCGTGATCCGCTCCGGCTCCCACACCTGGTCGGCCCGCCCCCCGGTTCGACCCCGCCCCTCCTGGACGCGCCCAGCGTTCCCACGGGCCTTCGGGAGTGCGCCGGGTGCGGCGCGCCCGTGGCCCGGCCGGGCCACGACGAGCAGGACGAGCAGGACGAGAGCGTCGCCCTGGAAGGCAGCTGCGCGGGATGCGGCCACCGCTACTCGTTCACCGTCAAGCTGCGACCGGGCGAACGGGTCGGCCGCTACACCGTGCACGGCGTCATCGCGCACGGTGGGCTCGGCTGGGTGTATGCCGCGACCGACGACAACCTCGGCGGCGACGGCGTGCGGGCCTGGGTGGTGCTCAAGGGCCTGCTCGACGCGGCGAACCCGGAGGCGCGTCGGATCGCCGAGGGAGAGCGGCGCATTCTGACCACGGTGTCCCATCCGGGCATCGTCAAGATCCTCGACTATGTCACCCACCATGGCGAGGACTACATCGTCATGGAGTACGTGCCGGGGGTGTCCCTGGCCGGCCTGGCCGAGGTCGGGGTGGCGGGACCGGACGGGCGGTCGGCTCCGCCGTCGGCCGCCGACGTGATCCGCTACCTGCTGCGGGTGCTTCCGGCCCTCGGGCATCTGCATCGCCTCGGGCTGGTCTACTGCGACCTGAAACCGGAAAACGTGATGGTCACCGCCGAGGACGTCAAACTGATCGACCTCGGCGGGGCGCGCCGGCTCGACGACCGCGTGTCGGGATACCTGTCCACGCCCGGCTACCGGGCCCCCGAACTCGACGACGACGGGGAACGCCCGGCGGGCATCGCGCGCACCGCGCCCACGGTCACCACCGACATCTTCGCCGTCGCCCGGACCCTGGCCCGTCTCGTCCTCGGCCGGTTCCCGGGCTTCCTCGGCGCCTACCGGCACGCCCTGCCGCCGCGCCGGGCCCATGCCCCGTTGCGGGACTTCGAATCCCTGGACCGGCTCCTGCGCCGAGCCACCGCGACCGATCCCGACCAGCGCTTCCAGAGCACCACGGAGCTCGCCGACGAACTGGTGGGGGTGCTCTACGAGATCGTGGCCAGAACGGAGGGGCCGGTCCCCCCGTTGGCCAGCCGGTGGTTCGACGCCGTCGGGCACCCCACCGGGGAGGCGGGGCCCGCCGGGACCCCCGCATGGTGGGAGGTCCTCCCCGATCTGCGGATCGACCAGGACGATCCATGGGCGCCCGGACTGACCGCCGGTTCGGACGAGGAACCGGCCTCCCTGGCCACCCGGCTGGCGGCGATCGTCCCGAGGACCACCGAGGTGCGGCTGTCCCTGGCCCGCGCCCAGATCCGGGCCGGGCAGCTCCATGAGGCGGCGGGCACCCTGGACGACGCGGCCGTGGAGCAGCCGCGGGAATGGCGGGTCGACTGGTACCGGGGCCTACATGCCCTCGTCGGAGGACGACCGGCCGTGGCCGCCGCGGCGTTCGACCGGGTCTACTCCCGGGTCCCCGGGGAGCTCGCTCCGCGCCTCGCCCTCGCGACCGCACTCGCGGACGTGGCGACCACCGCGGACACCGCGGACACCGCGGACACCGCGGACACCGCGCCTGAACGTGACGCGGCCCGGCACCGGGCCGCGGCCCTGTTCGACGTCGTCTCCACCATCGATCCGAGCACGACCAGCGCGGCGTTCGGGCTGGCCCGATGCCGGACCGATCCGACTGACAAGATCGACGCTTATCTACGGGTCCCTCCGTCGTCCGCCGCCTACACCGCGTCGCGGATCCGCATGATCGGGGTGCTCGTCGGCCTGGCCGCCCGACCAGACCGCGCGGCCTCGGGATCGGCGGCCCTGCATCGGGCGGCGACGATACTGGCCGATCCAAGGCTCGACCTGGGCGAACGACGCCGGGCCGAACTGCACCGTGACCTGTTCACCGCCGCCTTGGCCCTCGTCATGACCTACCCGGCCGCCTACCCGGCCGCGGATGCGCCCCGGCCACCGACCCTGCTCAGTCGGGTCATGGTGGAACGGGACCTCCGCTTCGGGCTGGCCGAGACCTACCGGGAGATGGCCCGGTTGGCCGGTGACCGGGCGAGCCGGGTCCGCCTCGTCGACCAGGCGAACCGCATCCGGCCCCGCACGCTGCTCTGA
- a CDS encoding glutamate ABC transporter substrate-binding protein, giving the protein MRAIARDRGYLRVGIATDAPPAGLMNWRTLRLEGFDVGIARAVAAAIFGAERVDDHVQFRAVTTSEREDLLRSGMVDMLVATMTITCERKRQVRFSDVYYESTLRLLVRENAGFRGIADLVGRPVCSSAGSTSSEKLARLPAPGPRPVTRARLADCLVALQHGDVDAIAGDDVLLAGLAAQDPYTTVLGPSAFGADFEAGGRLDEPYGIAMPITGDTAGDDEFVAFVNGVLREIMLDGTWSRLYDEWLRPGLRVPGRPPLLDGGRP; this is encoded by the coding sequence ATGCGCGCGATCGCGCGGGACCGCGGCTACCTGCGCGTGGGCATCGCTACCGACGCGCCCCCGGCCGGGTTGATGAACTGGCGCACCCTGCGACTGGAGGGTTTCGACGTCGGCATAGCCCGCGCGGTCGCAGCGGCCATCTTCGGCGCCGAGCGGGTCGACGATCATGTCCAGTTCCGTGCCGTCACCACCTCCGAGCGGGAGGACCTGCTCCGTTCCGGCATGGTCGACATGCTCGTGGCTACCATGACCATCACCTGCGAGCGCAAGCGGCAGGTCCGGTTCTCCGACGTGTACTACGAGTCGACCCTGCGGTTGCTGGTTCGGGAGAACGCCGGGTTCCGCGGTATCGCCGATCTCGTCGGACGGCCGGTCTGCTCGTCGGCGGGGAGCACGTCCAGCGAGAAGCTGGCGCGGCTGCCGGCGCCGGGACCCCGACCGGTGACCCGGGCCCGCCTCGCGGACTGCCTGGTCGCGCTCCAGCACGGTGACGTCGACGCGATCGCCGGCGACGATGTCCTCCTCGCCGGACTGGCCGCCCAGGACCCCTACACGACGGTGCTCGGGCCGAGCGCCTTCGGCGCGGACTTCGAAGCCGGCGGCCGGCTCGACGAGCCCTACGGTATCGCCATGCCGATCACCGGGGACACGGCGGGAGACGACGAGTTCGTCGCGTTCGTCAACGGCGTGCTTCGCGAGATCATGCTCGACGGAACCTGGTCCCGCCTGTATGACGAGTGGCTGCGACCGGGCCTACGCGTACCCGGCCGCCCCCCGCTGCTCGACGGTGGCCGTCCCTGA
- a CDS encoding alpha/beta hydrolase: MRAVVAVLLGRGEQAGPFHLLADRLALDGYLVTVVPDGGRRVPAVAENRVPGVPFVLLGSDTGALAALAMAASPAVRPDGVIMVGLPLLQVPVAGVAIEEPLPRALPDLPILLIHGAQDEVSPLPLIRMTTRTASRAELVVVPGGHDVLTGPGRRSVAARTLLFLESLREA, encoded by the coding sequence GTGCGTGCCGTGGTCGCGGTGCTGCTCGGGCGCGGTGAGCAGGCCGGCCCGTTCCACCTTCTCGCCGATCGGCTCGCGCTGGACGGCTACCTGGTGACCGTCGTTCCCGACGGTGGCCGCCGGGTGCCCGCGGTGGCCGAGAACCGGGTGCCGGGTGTCCCGTTCGTCCTCCTCGGTTCCGACACGGGGGCCCTCGCGGCGCTGGCGATGGCCGCCTCCCCCGCGGTACGTCCCGACGGTGTGATCATGGTCGGCCTGCCGCTCCTGCAGGTTCCCGTCGCGGGGGTGGCCATCGAGGAACCGTTGCCGCGTGCCCTGCCCGACCTCCCGATCCTGCTCATCCACGGTGCGCAGGACGAGGTCAGCCCGCTACCCCTGATCCGGATGACGACGCGCACCGCGTCCCGGGCGGAGCTCGTGGTCGTCCCGGGCGGCCACGACGTGCTGACGGGTCCGGGGCGTCGCAGCGTCGCCGCGCGGACCCTGCTCTTCCTGGAGTCCCTCCGCGAGGCCTGA
- a CDS encoding superoxide dismutase gives MATYTLPDLNYDYGALEPSIIGQIVELHHDKHHATYVKGANDTLEKIAEARDKGDFGAIVGLEKTLAFNLSGHILHSIYWENLSPDGGDKPDGALGEAIAADFGSFDAFKAQLNAVTTTVQGSGWGVLAYDATAQRLLIEQVYDHQGNVGVGNTPLLVFDAWEHAWYLQYKNVKVDYVAALWNVVNWADVAARFVKAKGAAAA, from the coding sequence GTGGCGACGTACACGCTGCCGGACCTGAACTACGACTACGGTGCTCTGGAACCGTCCATTATCGGGCAGATAGTCGAACTGCACCACGACAAGCACCACGCGACCTACGTCAAGGGTGCCAATGACACCCTTGAGAAGATCGCCGAGGCGCGCGACAAGGGCGACTTCGGTGCCATCGTGGGCCTGGAGAAGACGCTCGCCTTCAACCTTTCCGGGCATATTCTCCACTCGATCTACTGGGAGAACCTCTCGCCGGACGGCGGGGACAAGCCGGACGGTGCGCTCGGTGAGGCCATCGCCGCCGACTTCGGTTCCTTCGACGCCTTCAAGGCGCAACTGAACGCGGTGACCACCACGGTGCAGGGTTCCGGGTGGGGCGTCCTGGCCTACGACGCCACCGCGCAACGTCTGCTCATCGAGCAGGTGTACGACCACCAGGGCAACGTCGGCGTGGGCAACACCCCGCTGCTCGTGTTCGACGCCTGGGAGCATGCCTGGTACCTGCAGTACAAGAACGTCAAGGTCGACTACGTGGCGGCCCTGTGGAACGTCGTCAACTGGGCCGACGTGGCCGCCCGTTTCGTGAAGGCCAAGGGCGCGGCGGCGGCCTGA
- the bfr gene encoding bacterioferritin, whose translation MVTRGDAEIIELLNSVLTNELTTVNQYFLHSRMQRNWGYRRIAEHYYHESIDEMKHADQLIERVLYLGGLPNLQRLHTLRIGETVPEQLEVDRSGEFEAVDLLRRGVALCRERGDVGSAVLLERILVSEEEHIDWLDAQLELISQLGAAHYLAQQIHEE comes from the coding sequence ATGGTGACGCGTGGTGACGCGGAAATCATCGAACTTCTGAACAGCGTGCTGACGAACGAGCTCACGACCGTCAACCAGTATTTTCTGCACAGTCGTATGCAACGTAACTGGGGATATCGACGGATCGCCGAGCACTATTATCACGAGTCGATCGACGAGATGAAGCACGCGGATCAGCTCATCGAGCGGGTGCTGTATCTCGGCGGTCTGCCGAACTTGCAGCGTCTGCACACGCTGCGTATCGGGGAGACGGTGCCCGAGCAGCTCGAGGTGGACCGGTCCGGGGAGTTTGAGGCGGTTGACCTGCTGCGCCGGGGGGTCGCACTCTGCCGGGAGCGGGGCGACGTCGGATCGGCCGTGCTCCTCGAGCGGATCCTCGTCTCCGAGGAGGAGCACATCGACTGGCTCGACGCCCAGCTGGAGCTGATCTCCCAGCTTGGTGCGGCCCATTACCTCGCCCAACAGATCCATGAGGAGTAG
- a CDS encoding AIM24 family protein — MEAMSQPLATFAGGPAAGPPFALEEGDRMLRVRLDGGEMYAKQGSMVAYRGRVDFAYKGQGVGGFLRRAVTGEGQDLMRVAGHGTVWFAESGSHISVFTLDNDSLTVNGRSLLALESGIRYKVTTTSGGIGAMIAGGIFNTEVSGSGGVAVLCLGAPLVLSTDEPVCVDRDAAVAWTAGVRTRVVSSFKIGNLVGRSSGELAQIEYSGRGGFVVVQCGETPAAGTGTDRH, encoded by the coding sequence ATGGAGGCCATGAGCCAGCCACTCGCCACCTTCGCGGGGGGCCCCGCCGCGGGCCCCCCGTTCGCCCTGGAAGAGGGCGATCGCATGCTGCGGGTACGCCTCGACGGCGGCGAGATGTACGCCAAGCAGGGATCCATGGTGGCCTATCGCGGCCGCGTCGACTTCGCCTACAAGGGCCAGGGAGTCGGTGGATTCCTGCGGCGGGCGGTGACTGGTGAGGGCCAGGACCTGATGAGGGTGGCCGGCCACGGAACCGTCTGGTTCGCCGAGTCCGGAAGCCACATCTCGGTCTTCACGCTCGACAACGACAGCCTGACGGTCAACGGCCGCAGTCTGCTCGCGCTGGAGTCCGGCATCCGCTACAAGGTCACCACGACGTCCGGCGGCATCGGCGCCATGATCGCCGGTGGGATCTTCAACACCGAGGTTTCCGGCAGCGGCGGCGTCGCCGTGCTGTGCCTGGGCGCTCCCCTGGTGTTGTCGACGGACGAGCCGGTCTGCGTCGACCGGGATGCCGCGGTCGCCTGGACGGCGGGCGTGCGTACCCGGGTGGTCTCCTCGTTCAAGATAGGCAACCTCGTGGGGCGTAGTTCGGGGGAGCTCGCGCAGATCGAGTACTCCGGTCGGGGGGGATTCGTCGTCGTCCAATGTGGTGAGACGCCGGCCGCCGGGACCGGCACCGACCGGCACTGA
- a CDS encoding DUF5134 domain-containing protein produces the protein MTHHHPAAAHALAPPQAVAVVAAAVCALLAMFHAGRLAGALARARRRAVYPPVEIGHTVVAAGMAVMFVGPRWMTSSVVFAVAYLALAGVFFLLVLTDPTCEPSRWSCCSMLVIEGLAMACMARAGRWPVDDSTGLTNLTDWFAVIFAAAVVAAVGGPLVRRVRPGWVTHPPPATSAASRLVMAGAMLLMLL, from the coding sequence CGCACGCACTGGCCCCACCGCAGGCGGTGGCCGTCGTTGCCGCGGCCGTCTGCGCGTTGCTGGCGATGTTCCACGCCGGACGTCTTGCCGGCGCGCTTGCGCGAGCCCGGCGGAGGGCCGTGTACCCACCGGTCGAGATCGGGCACACGGTGGTGGCCGCGGGAATGGCCGTCATGTTCGTCGGCCCACGCTGGATGACGTCGTCGGTGGTGTTCGCCGTCGCCTATCTGGCGCTGGCCGGCGTCTTCTTCCTCCTTGTCCTGACGGACCCGACCTGCGAGCCGTCGCGGTGGTCCTGTTGCTCGATGCTCGTCATCGAGGGCTTGGCGATGGCGTGCATGGCCCGGGCGGGCAGGTGGCCGGTCGATGATTCGACCGGTCTGACGAATCTGACCGACTGGTTCGCGGTGATCTTCGCTGCGGCGGTGGTGGCTGCTGTCGGTGGCCCGCTGGTCCGCAGGGTCAGGCCGGGCTGGGTGACCCACCCGCCGCCGGCGACATCGGCCGCGTCCCGGCTGGTCATGGCCGGCGCGATGCTGCTGATGCTGCTCTGA